Below is a window of Caballeronia insecticola DNA.
GCCGCCGAGAGGATCGCATGAGAAACAGATTCGACGGAAGGGCGCTTCATGCCTTGATCGCGACGGCCGCCTGCAGCGTGATGCTGAGCGGCTGCGGCCTGCTCTTCCAGAATCACGAAAAACGCGCGGACGCGGTGCTGCAGCCCGCGCCCGGCAACGCCACGCGCGGCACGGTCACGCTCATCGAGCGCGCGGACGGCGTGCAGGTTTCCTACAGCCTCACCGACATGCCGCCGAACAGCGATCACGCGCTGACCGTGCACGAGCGCGGCGACTGCATTTCGATCAACGGTCCCGAAGCAAATCCCGTCTTCGCGCTGCCGGCCGAACGCCGTAAGCCGAGCGCGCGGCTGGAGGGCGAACTCGGCAATATCCACGCGGACGCCACCGGCTCGGCGACCGGTTTTATGGTCGCGACCGACGTCTCGCTCGACGGCGTGCGCTCGGTCATCTCGCGCGCCATGGCGCTGCACCGCGAGGCGCTCGATCCTTACGCGAGCGCGCCGCACAACGTGGGCGCGGCGCTCGCCTGCGGCGTGATCCGCCGCTAGACGCGGGCCACGTCCGCGCCGGAACGCGGCGTCGCGTCGATCGCGTAAAATACGCGCTTTCGTTTTGATTCGCGCCTGGCCGCGCGGCACGCCATGCCGCCACACGCCATGCACCGTTTCCCGCAGGCGGCGGTCGCGAGACTTCAAGCCTTAACCGTTGAGTAGCGCCCCTATGAGCATCAAGTCCGACAAGTGGATTCGCCGCATGGCCGAAGAGCACAAAATGATCGAGCCGTTCGTGCGCGATCAGGTGCGCGTGGCCGAGGACGGCCGCAAGATCGTGAGCTACGGCACGTCGAGCTACGGCTACGACATTCGCGTCGCCGACGAATTCAAGATTTTCACGAATATCAATTCCACCATCGTCGATCCGAAAAATTTCGACGAGAAATCGTTCGTCGATTTCAAGGGCGATGTCTGCATCATTCCGCCGAATTCGTTCGCGCTCGCCCGCACGGTCGAGTATTTCCGCATTCCGCGCTCGTGCCTGACGGTGTGTCTCGGCAAATCGACGTACGCGCGCTGCGGGATTATCGTCAACGTGACGCCGTTCGAGCCGGAATGGGAAGGCTACGTGACGCTCGAATTCTCGAATACGACACCTTTGCCTGCCAAAATCTACGCGAACGAGGGCGTCGCGCAGGTTCTGTTCTTCGAAAGCGACGAAATCTGCGAGACATCGTACGCGGACCGCGGCGGGAAATATCAAGGGCAGCACGGCGTGACGCTGCCGAAGACTTGATGCAGATTAGATAATCGCCGCGCTTAAAAGAAACGCACACGGCAAACGCTTGTCGAAAGACCGCCGGCATCGAGTTGAGACTCGGCGCGGCGGTCGTTCCATTTGGAGATTCGCCTCATGAAGTTCCGCTTTCCTGTCGTCATCATCGACGAAGACTTTCGTTCCGAGAACATCTCGGGTTCCGGCAT
It encodes the following:
- the dcd gene encoding dCTP deaminase — encoded protein: MSIKSDKWIRRMAEEHKMIEPFVRDQVRVAEDGRKIVSYGTSSYGYDIRVADEFKIFTNINSTIVDPKNFDEKSFVDFKGDVCIIPPNSFALARTVEYFRIPRSCLTVCLGKSTYARCGIIVNVTPFEPEWEGYVTLEFSNTTPLPAKIYANEGVAQVLFFESDEICETSYADRGGKYQGQHGVTLPKT
- a CDS encoding superoxide dismutase family protein, with protein sequence MRNRFDGRALHALIATAACSVMLSGCGLLFQNHEKRADAVLQPAPGNATRGTVTLIERADGVQVSYSLTDMPPNSDHALTVHERGDCISINGPEANPVFALPAERRKPSARLEGELGNIHADATGSATGFMVATDVSLDGVRSVISRAMALHREALDPYASAPHNVGAALACGVIRR